A stretch of the Vibrio sp. HB236076 genome encodes the following:
- a CDS encoding sulfurtransferase, with protein MKNLIEATELNQMMQEGELHILDASIAFQIPGEGEKIVGQVIPGALRFDYDGDFADPNSGLPHTMPSSERFNHSAQHLGLMNEWPIVVYDNSGTLASPRAWWMLKAMGHKNVKVLNGGLPAWIDAGFDTDSDYRQTTQPGNFNGQKHGQAFVDSTAVLEASQTQSHAIIDARSLARFHGTAPEPRAGMRSGHIPNAQCLPFSQLIENGKFKPVAQLQHAFDTLTLDRNKGLIFSCGSGVTACILLLAADELGYSSLSVYDGSWAEWGSTLRLPIEKIEHM; from the coding sequence ATGAAAAACCTCATTGAAGCAACCGAGCTCAACCAGATGATGCAAGAGGGCGAGCTACACATTCTCGACGCCAGTATCGCTTTTCAAATCCCTGGCGAAGGAGAAAAGATCGTCGGACAGGTGATCCCTGGTGCCCTTCGTTTTGACTACGATGGTGACTTTGCCGATCCCAACAGCGGGCTACCTCATACGATGCCAAGCAGCGAGCGGTTTAATCACAGCGCGCAACACCTTGGTTTAATGAACGAGTGGCCCATTGTGGTCTATGACAACAGTGGCACCCTAGCCTCCCCAAGAGCTTGGTGGATGTTAAAGGCCATGGGACACAAGAATGTTAAGGTATTAAACGGCGGTTTACCTGCGTGGATTGACGCGGGATTTGACACTGACAGTGACTATCGCCAAACCACACAACCGGGCAATTTTAATGGTCAAAAACACGGTCAAGCCTTTGTCGACTCAACCGCAGTCCTCGAGGCTAGTCAAACCCAGAGCCATGCGATTATCGACGCGCGCTCGTTGGCCCGTTTCCACGGCACAGCACCAGAGCCGCGAGCAGGCATGCGCAGTGGTCACATTCCCAATGCTCAGTGTTTGCCCTTTAGCCAGCTCATTGAAAATGGAAAGTTCAAACCCGTCGCGCAATTGCAACATGCCTTTGACACACTGACACTAGATCGCAATAAAGGACTGATCTTTTCATGCGGCTCAGGGGTGACGGCATGTATCTTATTATTAGCAGCGGATGAGTTGGGTTACTCCTCCCTTTCGGTCTATGATGGCTCTTGGGCGGAATGGGGCTCGACACTTCGCCTACCGATAGAAAAAATTGAACATATGTAA
- the tal gene encoding transaldolase: protein MSNKLEQLRKLTTVVADTGEIEAIKKYQPEDATTNPSLILKAAQIAEYAPLIDDAIAFAKTQSDDKSQQVKDACDVLAVNIGKEILKSIPGRISTEVDARLSYNTEATVDKARQLIKLYDDAGISKERILIKIASTWEGIRAAEILEKEGINCNLTLLFSFAQARACAEAGVFLISPFVGRIMDWYKAKEGRSFEASEDPGVLSVTKIYNYYKEYGYNTVVMGASFRNTGEILELAGCDRLTISPQLLQELADAEGEVVEKLKDSGSTKAAPAAMTQAEFLWEHNQDPMAVEKLADGIRNFAVDQGKLEAMIEAKL, encoded by the coding sequence ATGAGCAACAAGTTAGAACAACTTCGTAAACTAACCACAGTTGTCGCTGATACCGGTGAAATTGAAGCGATTAAAAAATACCAACCAGAAGATGCAACTACCAACCCATCTCTAATTTTAAAAGCCGCTCAAATCGCTGAATACGCTCCTCTCATTGACGATGCCATTGCGTTTGCCAAAACGCAAAGCGATGACAAATCACAACAAGTGAAAGACGCATGCGATGTGCTTGCCGTCAACATCGGTAAGGAAATCCTAAAATCAATCCCAGGTCGTATTTCGACAGAAGTGGACGCTCGTCTTTCTTACAACACCGAAGCGACCGTTGACAAAGCTCGTCAACTGATCAAACTGTACGACGATGCTGGCATCAGCAAAGAGCGTATCCTGATTAAGATCGCGTCTACTTGGGAAGGCATTCGCGCGGCTGAGATCCTTGAGAAAGAAGGCATCAACTGTAACCTAACGCTGTTGTTCTCTTTTGCTCAAGCACGCGCGTGTGCAGAAGCAGGCGTCTTCCTTATTTCTCCGTTCGTAGGTCGTATCATGGACTGGTACAAAGCCAAAGAAGGTCGTTCATTTGAAGCCAGTGAAGACCCAGGCGTATTGTCTGTGACTAAAATTTACAACTACTACAAAGAATACGGCTACAACACCGTTGTCATGGGCGCGAGCTTCCGCAACACAGGTGAAATCCTTGAGCTTGCAGGCTGTGACCGTCTGACTATCAGCCCGCAATTGCTGCAAGAGCTTGCCGATGCTGAAGGCGAAGTGGTAGAAAAACTGAAAGACTCTGGCAGCACCAAAGCCGCCCCTGCCGCAATGACTCAAGCGGAGTTCTTGTGGGAGCACAACCAAGATCCTATGGCTGTTGAAAAATTGGCCGATGGTATTCGCAACTTTGCGGTTGACCAAGGTAAACTAGAAGCGATGATTGAAGCTAAGCTTTAA
- a CDS encoding molybdopterin-synthase adenylyltransferase MoeB, with amino-acid sequence MDSTLSKQEELRYFRQISLAGFDFDKQEQLKKSRVLIIGLGGLGCAASQYLASSGVGHLTLCDDDRVDESNLHRQVLHHDADVGQPKTHSAKAKLEKINPYLAIETLDTRLEDEALIEQIKQHDVIVDASDNLTTRNQLNRCCHQLSTPLISGAAIRMEGQVSVFEYRDALQPCYQCFSQWFSQSQLSCVETGVMPAVVGIVGAMQALEAIKVLCQYGQPLCGKLLLFDAMTMQWQTLALPKSPNCPVCAAVEPLPMDGL; translated from the coding sequence ATGGACTCAACATTATCAAAACAAGAAGAGTTACGCTATTTTCGCCAAATCAGCCTGGCAGGCTTTGACTTTGACAAACAAGAGCAACTCAAAAAAAGCCGAGTGTTGATCATCGGCCTTGGCGGTTTAGGGTGTGCGGCCAGTCAGTACCTTGCCAGCAGTGGTGTCGGTCACTTAACGTTATGCGATGATGATCGCGTTGACGAGTCGAATTTACATCGCCAAGTTCTGCACCACGATGCCGATGTGGGCCAACCTAAAACCCACTCAGCAAAAGCCAAACTCGAAAAAATTAACCCATACCTTGCAATTGAAACGTTGGATACGCGCCTTGAGGATGAGGCATTAATTGAGCAAATCAAGCAACACGATGTGATCGTCGATGCCAGTGATAACCTAACAACGCGCAATCAATTAAACCGCTGTTGTCATCAACTCAGTACGCCACTGATTTCCGGCGCCGCGATCCGCATGGAGGGCCAAGTCAGTGTCTTCGAGTATCGCGACGCTCTGCAACCTTGCTATCAGTGCTTTAGTCAGTGGTTTTCACAAAGCCAGCTCAGCTGTGTAGAAACCGGCGTTATGCCTGCCGTCGTCGGTATCGTCGGAGCCATGCAAGCGTTAGAAGCCATTAAAGTGCTCTGTCAGTATGGCCAACCTTTATGTGGCAAATTGCTGCTTTTCGATGCCATGACGATGCAATGGCAAACACTGGCTCTGCCTAAATCACCAAACTGCCCCGTATGCGCGGCAGTCGAACCTTTACCAATGGATGGCCTATGA
- the moeA gene encoding molybdopterin molybdotransferase MoeA, translated as MSCCDSPGLLAIERAVQAMCERATPVSEIETLPLGEALGRVLAEAIASPMDVPPFTNSAMDGYACRFADLTSPALTVIGTALAGQPFTQECTPGSAVRIMTGAPLPKGADVVVMQENVTVTQQGIIINSLPRSVGANIRPVGDDITQGALVLPAGHRLTPRDVPMLASLGIAEVKVRRKPKVAILSTGDELKPLGSPLEHGEIYDSNRYTMIALLNNFGCDVLDMGIVADELDTLKEAFTYADNNADLVISSGGVSVGEADYTKTVLEELGKVEFWKIAIKPGKPFAFGQLNHALFCGLPGNPVSAFVTLYVLVQPLLANLSGHSQWQPPLSMPATLLSPLKKAPGRCDYQRGYARLEQGKWVVETTGNQSSGAFRSMSLANCFIVLERERGHVAAGESVNIEWFSPQLY; from the coding sequence ATGAGTTGCTGTGATAGCCCAGGGCTACTCGCTATAGAGCGCGCTGTCCAAGCCATGTGTGAACGCGCCACACCCGTCTCTGAAATAGAAACCTTACCCCTTGGAGAAGCGCTGGGGCGCGTCTTAGCCGAAGCGATCGCGTCACCCATGGATGTGCCTCCCTTTACCAATTCTGCGATGGACGGTTATGCTTGCCGTTTTGCCGATCTCACCTCCCCTGCCCTCACGGTGATCGGCACCGCATTGGCAGGGCAACCTTTTACTCAAGAATGCACCCCAGGCAGTGCGGTGAGAATCATGACCGGCGCGCCCTTACCCAAAGGGGCCGATGTGGTGGTTATGCAAGAAAATGTCACCGTGACTCAACAAGGGATCATCATCAATTCATTGCCAAGGTCTGTAGGGGCAAACATTCGCCCGGTTGGCGATGACATCACGCAAGGGGCACTGGTGTTACCAGCAGGCCATCGCCTGACGCCTCGTGATGTCCCTATGTTGGCATCACTGGGTATTGCCGAGGTTAAAGTACGCCGTAAACCCAAGGTTGCCATTCTCTCTACCGGAGACGAGCTCAAGCCCTTGGGTAGCCCCCTTGAGCACGGCGAAATATACGACAGCAATCGCTACACGATGATCGCCTTACTCAACAATTTTGGCTGTGATGTTTTGGATATGGGCATTGTGGCCGATGAGTTAGACACACTCAAAGAAGCCTTCACCTATGCCGATAACAACGCAGATTTAGTCATTTCCTCTGGTGGGGTCAGTGTTGGCGAAGCCGATTACACTAAAACCGTCTTAGAAGAGCTTGGTAAGGTCGAATTTTGGAAAATAGCCATCAAACCTGGTAAGCCTTTTGCCTTTGGGCAACTCAACCATGCCCTCTTTTGTGGCTTGCCGGGCAATCCGGTTTCGGCCTTTGTCACTTTGTATGTTTTGGTACAACCACTTTTGGCTAACCTGTCTGGGCATAGCCAATGGCAGCCGCCACTTTCGATGCCGGCCACCTTGTTAAGCCCACTTAAAAAAGCCCCCGGGCGTTGTGATTATCAACGCGGTTACGCCCGACTCGAACAGGGAAAATGGGTAGTAGAAACAACCGGTAATCAGAGCTCTGGCGCTTTTCGCTCGATGAGCTTGGCCAATTGCTTTATTGTCCTCGAGCGCGAACGCGGCCATGTCGCGGCGGGAGAAAGTGTCAATATCGAATGGTTTTCACCCCAGCTTTACTAG
- the clcA gene encoding H(+)/Cl(-) exchange transporter ClcA — MSKSERSIHSALFKSPKDTLNQFISRRPPSVSTLLLSVLVGCGAGIVGTLFEKAVHLVSSTRTEWLKAEITAFLPLWAVAILISASLAFVGYYLVHRFCPEAGGSGIPEIEGAMDNIRPLRWWRVLPVKFIGGMGALGSGMVLGREGPTVQMGGAVGRMISDVFRVKQDDSRHTLLAAGAAGGLAAAFNAPLAGILFVIEEMRPQFRYSLISIKAVIMSSILATLVFRLFNGQQAVITMPQYQAPELSTLWLFLVLGALFGFFGVIFNRCITFSQDSLVKLHKNNRRRYLTLGTTLGGVFGLLLIYLPELTGGGIELIPAVTNGDYSIALLILIFFGRMLTTLVCFGSGAPGGVFAPMLALGTLFGYAFGAVAQSLWPSLPIEPGMFAIAGMGALFAATVRAPITGIVLVIEMTNNYYLILPLIITALGATLLAQALGGQPIYSQLLNRTLRNEKLQKQELPFEQNEVKSAEPSAKAP, encoded by the coding sequence ATGTCTAAGAGTGAAAGAAGTATCCACTCTGCCTTGTTTAAATCGCCCAAAGATACGCTTAATCAATTTATTTCCCGCAGGCCACCCTCTGTGTCCACTTTACTACTTTCCGTTTTGGTTGGCTGCGGTGCCGGTATTGTCGGTACATTGTTTGAAAAAGCCGTACACCTTGTCTCGAGTACTCGTACAGAATGGCTAAAAGCCGAAATTACCGCTTTCTTACCGCTGTGGGCTGTTGCCATCTTGATCAGTGCCAGTTTGGCTTTTGTCGGCTATTACCTAGTCCACCGTTTTTGTCCTGAGGCGGGGGGGTCTGGCATCCCAGAAATTGAAGGGGCAATGGATAATATTCGCCCTTTGCGTTGGTGGCGAGTCTTGCCTGTCAAATTTATCGGCGGTATGGGCGCGCTCGGTTCTGGTATGGTACTTGGCCGTGAGGGCCCCACGGTACAAATGGGCGGTGCGGTTGGCCGTATGATCAGCGATGTGTTTCGCGTTAAACAAGATGACTCAAGACACACCTTACTCGCCGCGGGGGCTGCCGGTGGGTTGGCCGCTGCCTTTAATGCACCGCTTGCAGGGATTTTATTTGTCATCGAGGAGATGCGTCCTCAGTTTCGCTACTCGCTGATCTCGATTAAAGCGGTGATCATGTCCTCAATTTTAGCCACTTTAGTGTTTCGCTTGTTTAACGGTCAGCAAGCGGTGATCACTATGCCGCAATACCAAGCGCCAGAGTTGTCGACTCTTTGGTTATTTTTAGTACTCGGTGCTCTGTTTGGATTTTTTGGCGTAATATTTAACCGCTGTATTACCTTTTCCCAAGATAGCCTAGTTAAACTTCACAAAAACAATCGTCGTCGCTACCTAACATTGGGTACAACTCTTGGTGGCGTGTTTGGTTTATTGCTTATTTATTTGCCTGAATTGACTGGCGGCGGTATTGAACTCATTCCTGCCGTGACCAATGGCGACTATTCAATTGCCTTGCTGATCTTGATTTTTTTTGGCCGAATGTTAACCACATTGGTGTGTTTTGGCTCCGGCGCGCCTGGCGGCGTTTTTGCCCCTATGCTCGCCTTAGGGACCTTGTTTGGTTATGCCTTTGGCGCTGTGGCTCAATCGCTGTGGCCGAGCTTGCCAATTGAACCCGGTATGTTTGCCATTGCAGGCATGGGCGCTTTATTTGCCGCCACCGTACGAGCGCCGATCACTGGCATTGTGTTAGTGATAGAGATGACCAACAACTACTACTTGATTTTGCCGCTCATCATTACAGCGTTAGGGGCGACCTTATTGGCCCAGGCATTAGGTGGTCAGCCGATTTATAGCCAATTATTAAACCGTACATTGCGCAATGAGAAACTGCAAAAACAAGAATTACCTTTTGAACAAAACGAGGTGAAATCCGCAGAGCCAAGCGCAAAAGCACCTTAA
- a CDS encoding RNA helicase has protein sequence MSNLGLGGKIMAAAEYVQARSEYVIRYFEHGEMQWMTIVADSKKQAYQQYLELGKKSCDLFMIWPDQ, from the coding sequence TTGAGTAATCTCGGTTTAGGAGGAAAAATCATGGCCGCAGCTGAGTACGTACAAGCCCGAAGTGAATACGTCATTCGCTACTTTGAACACGGCGAGATGCAGTGGATGACCATAGTCGCAGACAGCAAAAAACAGGCTTACCAGCAGTATTTGGAGCTGGGTAAAAAGTCTTGCGATCTTTTTATGATTTGGCCTGACCAATAG
- a CDS encoding dCMP deaminase family protein, which produces MISKWSKRFYQMAKLVASWSKDPSTQVGAVITKQNRIVSVGFNGYPHGVSDSVETDERELKYLKTVHAEENAILFSKRDLDSCEMWVTHFPCPNCAAKIIQTGISAVHCPEQSEDFLSRWGEKIKVSEDMFIQAGVAIHWLPIDELDDL; this is translated from the coding sequence ATGATCTCAAAATGGTCAAAGCGCTTTTATCAAATGGCCAAACTCGTTGCCTCGTGGAGTAAAGATCCGTCCACTCAAGTCGGTGCGGTGATCACGAAACAAAATCGCATTGTCTCTGTTGGCTTTAATGGCTACCCACATGGCGTCTCTGACAGTGTTGAAACCGATGAGCGCGAACTGAAGTATTTAAAAACCGTCCACGCGGAAGAAAACGCGATTTTATTTTCCAAACGCGACCTCGACAGTTGCGAGATGTGGGTGACTCATTTCCCCTGCCCGAACTGTGCGGCTAAAATCATTCAAACGGGTATTTCTGCTGTGCATTGCCCCGAGCAATCGGAAGACTTTTTGTCTCGTTGGGGTGAAAAAATCAAAGTCAGCGAAGATATGTTCATTCAAGCCGGCGTCGCCATACACTGGTTGCCCATCGATGAATTGGACGATCTATAA
- the folE gene encoding GTP cyclohydrolase I FolE — translation MSDLSASALQVKAALEENGLETPMESNGLSQEVKREKIEHHMREILGLLQLDLTDDSLVETPKRVAKMYVNEVFSGLDYANFPKITVIENKMNVSEMVRVKDITLTSTCEHHLVTIDGKAAVAYIPRGKIIGLSKINRIVRFFSQRPQVQERLTQQILVALQTLLESEDVAVTIDATHFCVKSRGVMDATSETTTTALGGIFKSNPATRHEFLHGLR, via the coding sequence ATGTCAGATCTGAGTGCATCAGCATTACAAGTAAAAGCTGCACTAGAAGAAAATGGTTTAGAGACTCCAATGGAAAGCAACGGACTAAGCCAAGAAGTAAAAAGAGAGAAAATAGAACATCACATGCGTGAGATTTTAGGCTTATTGCAACTCGATTTAACTGACGATAGCCTAGTCGAAACGCCAAAACGCGTCGCCAAGATGTACGTGAATGAAGTGTTCTCGGGTTTGGATTACGCGAACTTCCCCAAAATCACTGTAATTGAAAACAAAATGAATGTCAGTGAAATGGTGCGTGTGAAAGACATCACTTTGACCAGCACCTGTGAGCACCACTTGGTGACCATCGATGGCAAAGCCGCGGTCGCTTACATTCCGCGCGGCAAAATTATCGGTTTATCGAAAATTAACCGCATTGTGCGTTTTTTCTCGCAGCGCCCTCAAGTACAAGAGCGTTTAACGCAGCAAATTCTCGTCGCCTTACAAACCTTACTCGAGTCAGAAGATGTGGCGGTCACGATTGATGCGACTCACTTTTGCGTGAAATCACGTGGCGTGATGGATGCGACGAGTGAAACTACGACCACGGCATTAGGTGGTATCTTTAAATCAAATCCAGCCACTCGACATGAGTTCCTGCACGGCTTGCGTTAA